One region of Lebetimonas natsushimae genomic DNA includes:
- a CDS encoding vWA domain-containing protein, which produces MEILNAKAFLLLIFIPLFFRKKRLKVSKIILYSSKNYYLLIAFLLLIIALSRPVINNGTITVKLPKTNVIAAIDISKNMLKKDFYPNNFEFVKNKFSKFLDYLNDEEVAVVLFNQNVYLLSPYSRDYNSIKYLLKHLPKINAVEEADYKTLFKKTEEFKGPKILIIFTASPVLDEVNPKIRVFVYALKNDNTFKNLTKTTNGAFILAGYSDTDIKNLAKLINSINKEKVIKIKDKKELFYYPLFLGILFLFLGLFKVNVKWKMENVK; this is translated from the coding sequence ATGGAAATTCTAAACGCTAAAGCTTTTTTGCTTTTAATTTTTATACCGCTTTTTTTTAGGAAAAAAAGACTTAAAGTCAGTAAAATTATTCTTTATTCATCCAAAAATTATTATTTACTGATTGCTTTTTTGTTGTTAATAATCGCTCTATCACGCCCTGTTATAAATAACGGGACCATTACCGTAAAACTTCCAAAAACAAATGTAATTGCAGCAATTGACATAAGCAAGAATATGTTAAAAAAAGATTTTTATCCAAATAATTTTGAATTTGTAAAAAATAAATTCTCTAAATTTTTAGATTATTTAAACGATGAAGAAGTGGCAGTTGTTTTATTTAATCAAAATGTCTATCTTTTAAGCCCGTACAGCCGTGATTATAATTCAATAAAATATCTTTTGAAACATCTGCCAAAAATAAATGCTGTGGAAGAAGCCGACTATAAAACATTATTTAAAAAAACTGAAGAATTTAAAGGGCCTAAAATATTGATAATTTTCACCGCAAGTCCCGTTTTAGATGAAGTAAATCCTAAAATAAGGGTATTTGTATATGCCTTAAAAAATGATAACACTTTTAAAAATTTAACCAAAACCACAAATGGGGCATTTATATTAGCAGGTTATTCAGACACTGATATTAAAAATTTAGCCAAACTTATAAATTCAATCAATAAAGAAAAAGTTATAAAAATAAAAGATAAAAAAGAACTTTTCTATTATCCTCTGTTTTTAGGAATTTTATTTTTGTTTCTCGGACTTTTTAAAGTTAATGTAAAATGGAAAATGGAGAATGTAAAATGA
- a CDS encoding BatD family protein: protein MKKIILLIAAMILLANVTVKINKTNITQGDEVIFTITAEGKNVKLPDIDKIGPYKVEGSANTENITIINGEMHSKVSRSYIFYPLKNITIPSFKVTVDGKTYYTKPITIKVSKLKKTKDKDYDLSLFLDKNETYLGEGRILTIRFSQSIDANPQSIQIQRPNLNDFLVNQISTKTYVQNNKKITVYKFLIIPQKSGKFTIGPIIANIGILQKENPFDDPFFSAAFVRYKRIVSNNIILNVKPIPQNSIWGKFKITLKTDKTEVLANTPVKITLELKGCGDFYDMKDFKLNIPNATVYEKKPVFKTFIKNNKLCGIYKKEFTVISPHDINISSIKLLEFNGTLQEVKSNPIFIKVENSMLNPNKTDKIENFTTSNITTKTVYKTNYLLILISFIIGLLTGLILYKLIQKKNKKEKDIIEKIKKADEKELFKLLLPYSENKEIEVILKQLEENIYKGAKHKIDKKGIIKILKSS from the coding sequence ATGAAAAAAATAATTTTATTAATTGCCGCAATGATTCTATTAGCAAACGTTACCGTTAAAATAAACAAAACCAACATTACCCAGGGAGATGAGGTAATTTTTACCATTACGGCTGAGGGCAAAAATGTAAAACTGCCCGATATTGACAAAATCGGACCATACAAAGTAGAAGGAAGCGCAAACACTGAAAATATTACCATCATAAACGGAGAAATGCACTCGAAAGTATCACGCAGTTATATATTTTATCCTTTAAAAAACATAACAATACCGTCATTTAAAGTAACAGTTGACGGAAAAACTTATTATACAAAACCGATTACAATAAAAGTCAGCAAACTGAAAAAAACAAAAGACAAAGATTACGACTTAAGCCTTTTTTTAGACAAAAACGAAACATATCTTGGAGAAGGACGAATTTTAACTATCAGATTTTCACAGAGTATTGATGCAAATCCCCAAAGTATTCAGATACAGAGGCCAAATTTAAATGATTTTTTGGTTAATCAAATTTCTACAAAAACCTATGTTCAAAATAATAAAAAAATAACAGTTTATAAATTTTTAATTATTCCGCAAAAAAGCGGCAAATTTACTATAGGACCGATTATTGCAAATATCGGAATACTTCAAAAAGAAAATCCGTTTGATGACCCGTTTTTTTCAGCAGCGTTTGTAAGATATAAAAGAATTGTTTCAAACAATATTATATTGAATGTAAAACCAATCCCCCAAAATAGTATATGGGGAAAATTTAAAATTACTTTAAAAACCGATAAAACAGAGGTTTTAGCCAACACTCCGGTAAAAATCACCTTGGAACTTAAGGGTTGCGGAGATTTTTATGATATGAAAGATTTTAAACTAAATATACCAAACGCCACAGTTTATGAAAAAAAACCTGTATTTAAAACATTTATCAAAAATAATAAATTATGCGGAATTTATAAAAAAGAATTTACCGTGATCAGTCCTCATGACATTAACATTTCAAGTATAAAACTGTTAGAATTTAACGGTACTTTGCAGGAAGTAAAAAGCAATCCGATTTTTATTAAAGTGGAAAATTCAATGCTTAACCCAAACAAAACAGATAAAATAGAAAATTTTACAACTTCTAACATTACAACCAAAACTGTATATAAAACCAATTATTTATTAATTTTAATTTCTTTTATTATAGGTTTACTAACAGGACTGATTTTATACAAACTAATTCAAAAAAAGAATAAAAAAGAAAAAGATATTATTGAAAAAATTAAAAAAGCCGATGAAAAAGAATTGTTTAAACTGTTACTCCCTTATTCAGAAAATAAAGAAATAGAAGTAATTTTAAAACAGCTTGAAGAAAATATATATAAAGGAGCAAAACATAAAATTGATAAAAAAGGAATTATAAAAATTTTAAAATCTTCCTAA
- a CDS encoding tetratricopeptide repeat protein → MRIILILLFCKFLFAFDFFHIIKANNFFEKKEYLKAANEYEKIKNDKGLLNAANSYYRAKEYQKALKLYSKIKNKNLLFDKYYNMGNTYVKLNKFQKAVDMYKKALKIKKDKDAEYNLKLIENLLKKHKKQSNNKNKQNNQNKKNKSSQKRKNTQNNSSQKQTKSQNNSKQNNNQNSQKNNSNKNSAQTKQKNNQQKENKKNNKFSQKQKNQTNLKNKIQNKLKKENKEKKYLQSIKKSQNNDKNTTDLRMKFYEKTIKNLEFNSLLIPLKD, encoded by the coding sequence ATGAGGATAATTTTAATTTTACTCTTTTGTAAGTTTTTGTTTGCATTTGATTTTTTTCATATAATAAAAGCAAATAATTTTTTTGAAAAAAAAGAGTACCTAAAAGCAGCAAACGAATATGAAAAAATAAAAAATGACAAAGGCCTGTTAAATGCCGCAAACAGTTATTACAGGGCAAAAGAGTATCAAAAAGCATTAAAACTGTATTCTAAAATAAAAAATAAAAATTTACTTTTTGACAAATATTATAATATGGGTAATACTTATGTAAAATTAAATAAATTTCAAAAAGCCGTTGATATGTATAAAAAAGCGCTTAAAATAAAAAAAGATAAAGATGCCGAATATAATTTAAAACTGATTGAAAATTTATTAAAAAAACATAAAAAACAATCAAATAATAAAAATAAACAAAATAATCAAAACAAAAAAAATAAATCATCTCAAAAACGTAAAAATACACAAAACAACTCTTCACAAAAACAGACAAAAAGCCAGAATAATTCAAAACAAAATAACAATCAAAATTCACAAAAAAATAATTCTAACAAAAACAGCGCTCAAACTAAACAAAAAAATAACCAACAGAAAGAAAATAAAAAAAATAACAAATTTAGTCAAAAACAAAAAAATCAAACTAACTTAAAAAATAAAATACAAAATAAACTGAAAAAAGAAAATAAAGAAAAAAAATATTTACAATCAATAAAAAAATCACAAAACAATGATAAAAACACAACAGATTTAAGAATGAAATTCTATGAAAAAACAATTAAAAATCTGGAATTTAACTCTTTACTAATACCATTAAAGGATTGA